The following are from one region of the Bradyrhizobium sediminis genome:
- a CDS encoding GFA family protein: protein MTVVKQCGGIFVRVGKCLCGACSYEIDGDPIVIAICHCTDCQRLSGTGHSTGAMYAESGIRLFGQPATYAMQSEAGNTVKRLFCGTCGSPLFGKNTGMPGVMTVTMGTLDTSDGMLPQVEIFTRTRRDWDRPNPAIQSFEVQPGWKPEDGI, encoded by the coding sequence GTGACAGTAGTGAAACAATGCGGAGGTATATTTGTGCGCGTAGGAAAGTGTTTGTGTGGCGCGTGCAGCTATGAGATTGACGGTGATCCGATAGTGATAGCTATCTGCCACTGTACGGACTGCCAACGACTTAGCGGCACCGGGCATTCGACAGGCGCGATGTACGCAGAGTCCGGTATTCGTCTCTTTGGCCAACCGGCTACCTATGCAATGCAGAGCGAGGCGGGGAATACAGTCAAACGATTATTTTGTGGAACCTGCGGTAGCCCACTGTTTGGCAAGAACACCGGCATGCCCGGTGTCATGACGGTGACAATGGGAACATTAGATACGTCCGATGGAATGTTGCCCCAGGTTGAAATCTTTACGCGAACGCGACGCGATTGGGACCGGCCTAATCCGGCAATCCAATCCTTCGAAGTACAGCCGGGCTGGAAGCCCGAGGACGGTATTTGA
- a CDS encoding SDR family NAD(P)-dependent oxidoreductase produces MQDVMSLEGKTVVVTGTEQGIGRAIATLAVELGARVIGVDLNGDKLNAFAASMNGRLLPYVGSVADPEFTEATVRDVTARIGAIHGLVNNAGITRVAMIEKMTLQQWNEVIAVHLTGAFLWTQAVGRIMVAQGKADRPSPGSIVNISSDAGRAGSIGQINYAAAKSGLLGMTMSTAKEWSKFGVRTNSVCFGVVETPMTETIRGDKFREGILARIPMGRWSQPEEAAKPVCFLLSDGASYITGQHIAVDGGFHISV; encoded by the coding sequence ATGCAAGACGTCATGTCGTTGGAGGGAAAAACCGTTGTCGTCACCGGCACCGAGCAGGGAATTGGCCGCGCGATTGCGACGCTGGCGGTCGAGCTTGGGGCGCGGGTGATCGGTGTCGATCTCAACGGTGACAAGCTCAACGCTTTCGCGGCTTCGATGAACGGCCGGCTGCTGCCCTATGTCGGCAGCGTCGCGGATCCGGAGTTTACCGAAGCGACGGTACGCGACGTCACCGCGCGGATCGGCGCCATCCACGGCCTCGTCAACAATGCCGGCATTACCCGGGTGGCGATGATCGAGAAGATGACTCTGCAGCAGTGGAACGAGGTTATCGCGGTGCATCTCACCGGCGCGTTCCTGTGGACCCAGGCGGTGGGCCGGATCATGGTGGCGCAGGGCAAGGCCGATCGGCCGAGCCCAGGCTCGATCGTCAATATCTCCTCGGATGCCGGACGCGCCGGCTCGATCGGCCAGATCAACTACGCCGCGGCGAAAAGCGGACTGCTTGGAATGACCATGTCGACCGCCAAGGAATGGTCGAAGTTCGGTGTCCGCACCAACTCCGTATGTTTCGGCGTGGTCGAGACCCCGATGACGGAAACCATCCGGGGCGACAAGTTTCGCGAGGGCATCCTGGCGCGGATTCCGATGGGCCGCTGGTCGCAGCCGGAGGAGGCGGCCAAGCCGGTCTGCTTCCTGCTCTCGGACGGCGCGTCCTACATCACCGGCCAGCATATCGCGGTGGACGGCGGCTTTCATATTTCGGTTTGA
- a CDS encoding EAL domain-containing protein, which yields MRTRDYPVVETPDFLLAALEQANDAVVIVDSDLHVSYFNAAAELIWGLDRTEVLGRHVSCLGLEELQSVATPASDQIGGDDVIQDRCSEIRIERRDGSRIRAALSLSHVEAGDQDRTIAFVRDITREVERRERMALLTLVADRTNRAVIVTDRDLKIIYTNAAFAGLFGYSIGEVSGQQAIDLLAGRHTDRRTLARLRHWIGEERGGEEEILAYDKNGDEIWISANVKAFRDGRGRVKYTFALLTDISETKQLRSLQQLILSALADEIPITEIADRLCRRVEEIAPDVVSSLLHIDAGGLVHPLGGPSLPEDYSRALDGVAIGPDVGSCGSAAFYGKPVLATDIDTDPRWQPYKIRPLEVGLRACWSTPIKSKDGRVIGTFAFYFRESRPPSRWHERIVDACVHLGALAIERWEARAQIARLAYYDMLTGLPNRARLRDLIAEAIRACHPGKHVALAFLDVDNFKDVNDTLGHSAGDELLVELAQRLRAQIQPHDMLGRLGGDEFVIVLPNRDAGEAALVASRITESLVVPLQIGTRQVPISASMGISIYPDNATDIDPLIQQADAAMYHAKRAGRSTYRFFSADMNRLAEQRLAHSSALRTAIANDALKLHYQPQIRTSDGAIHGVEALARWRDPELGEVSPAKFIPLAEECGLIEQIGQWSIREACRQMAEWREAGLDIPCVSVNLSPINFQNPSLASAVTGILADHGLPPEMLMLEVTEGVILNERSVAIETMNALRNLGVGLSLDDFGTGYSSLSRLAHLPIRELKIDRSFVRDVEADPSARAIVTAVVRVGQSLQLSVVAEGVETDGQRDLLAELGCDVIQGFLYAPALSAAAFGRWLLDHSAKRASAMLRRVGRSLARPPAGSSPHVSTTKGLG from the coding sequence ATGCGCACACGCGATTACCCTGTGGTCGAAACCCCGGATTTCCTGCTGGCGGCGCTTGAGCAGGCGAACGATGCCGTGGTGATCGTCGATAGCGATCTTCATGTGAGCTATTTCAACGCCGCGGCCGAACTCATCTGGGGGCTGGATCGCACCGAGGTGCTCGGTCGTCACGTAAGCTGTCTGGGGCTCGAGGAGCTGCAATCCGTTGCGACGCCGGCTTCGGATCAGATCGGCGGCGACGACGTCATCCAGGATCGCTGCTCCGAGATCAGGATCGAGCGCAGGGATGGCAGCCGGATTCGTGCCGCACTGTCGCTTTCGCATGTCGAGGCCGGCGATCAAGACCGCACCATCGCCTTCGTCCGGGACATCACCAGGGAGGTCGAACGGCGGGAAAGGATGGCGCTGCTCACGTTGGTCGCCGACAGGACCAACCGCGCAGTTATCGTCACCGATCGCGATCTGAAGATCATCTATACCAACGCTGCGTTCGCAGGATTGTTCGGGTACTCGATCGGGGAAGTGAGCGGGCAGCAGGCAATCGATCTGCTTGCGGGGCGCCATACCGACCGCAGGACGCTGGCAAGGTTACGACACTGGATCGGCGAGGAACGCGGCGGCGAGGAGGAAATCCTCGCCTACGACAAGAACGGCGACGAGATCTGGATCTCGGCCAACGTCAAGGCGTTCCGCGACGGCCGCGGGCGGGTCAAATACACGTTCGCCCTGCTGACCGATATCTCCGAGACCAAGCAGTTGCGATCGCTGCAGCAGTTGATCCTGAGCGCGCTGGCCGATGAAATCCCCATTACGGAGATCGCGGATCGGCTGTGCAGACGTGTCGAGGAAATCGCGCCCGATGTCGTTTCCTCACTGCTGCACATCGACGCCGGCGGATTGGTTCATCCGCTGGGCGGCCCCAGCCTCCCCGAGGACTATTCGCGGGCGTTGGATGGCGTCGCGATCGGTCCGGATGTCGGTTCCTGCGGATCCGCGGCATTTTACGGCAAGCCGGTCCTTGCGACCGACATCGATACCGATCCGCGCTGGCAACCGTACAAGATCCGGCCGCTCGAAGTCGGCCTGCGCGCCTGCTGGTCCACGCCAATCAAGTCGAAGGATGGCCGCGTGATCGGAACCTTCGCCTTCTATTTCAGGGAATCTCGCCCGCCGAGCCGCTGGCACGAGCGCATCGTCGATGCCTGCGTGCATCTCGGCGCGCTGGCGATTGAGCGCTGGGAAGCCCGCGCCCAGATCGCGCGGCTCGCCTATTACGACATGCTGACCGGCCTGCCGAACCGCGCGCGCCTGCGGGACTTGATCGCCGAAGCGATCCGGGCCTGCCACCCAGGAAAGCACGTTGCGCTGGCGTTCCTCGATGTCGATAATTTCAAGGACGTCAACGATACGCTCGGGCACTCTGCCGGCGACGAATTGCTCGTCGAGCTCGCCCAACGCCTGCGCGCGCAGATTCAGCCGCACGACATGCTGGGGCGTCTGGGCGGCGACGAATTCGTGATCGTGCTGCCGAACCGTGACGCCGGCGAAGCCGCGCTGGTCGCCTCGCGGATCACCGAATCCCTGGTCGTGCCGCTCCAGATCGGCACCAGACAGGTGCCGATCTCCGCCAGCATGGGCATCAGTATCTATCCGGACAACGCGACCGACATCGACCCCCTGATACAGCAGGCCGATGCGGCGATGTACCACGCCAAGCGCGCCGGCCGCTCCACCTACCGATTCTTCAGCGCCGATATGAACAGGCTCGCCGAGCAACGGCTGGCTCACAGCTCCGCACTTCGCACCGCGATCGCAAACGATGCCCTGAAATTGCATTATCAGCCGCAGATCCGGACCAGCGACGGCGCCATTCACGGCGTCGAGGCGCTGGCGCGCTGGCGTGACCCGGAGCTCGGCGAAGTGTCGCCCGCGAAGTTCATTCCGCTGGCCGAAGAGTGCGGGCTGATCGAGCAGATCGGCCAGTGGTCGATACGCGAGGCCTGCCGGCAGATGGCGGAGTGGCGTGAAGCCGGGCTGGATATCCCCTGTGTGTCGGTCAATCTGTCTCCAATCAATTTCCAGAACCCGAGCCTGGCATCTGCCGTCACCGGGATCCTCGCAGACCATGGCCTGCCGCCTGAAATGCTTATGCTCGAGGTTACCGAGGGCGTGATCCTGAACGAGCGCTCGGTTGCGATCGAGACGATGAATGCCCTTCGCAATCTTGGAGTAGGCCTGTCGTTGGACGATTTCGGAACCGGCTATTCCAGCCTCAGCCGGCTGGCGCACTTGCCAATTCGCGAGTTGAAGATCGACCGCAGCTTCGTGCGTGACGTCGAGGCAGACCCCAGCGCGCGAGCGATCGTTACCGCGGTGGTTCGCGTCGGCCAGAGCCTGCAGCTCTCCGTCGTCGCCGAAGGCGTCGAAACCGACGGGCAACGAGACTTGCTGGCGGAACTGGGATGCGACGTCATTCAGGGATTTCTCTACGCGCCTGCGCTGTCAGCCGCTGCGTTCGGGCGCTGGCTGCTTGACCATAGTGCCAAGCGGGCCAGTGCGATGCTCAGGCGCGTCGGCCGATCCCTGGCCCGGCCGCCGGCCGGGTCTTCGCCTCACGTCTCCACCACCAAGGGGCTCGGTTAG
- a CDS encoding pyridoxal phosphate-dependent aminotransferase: MPDATLRHRAKSLLTASGRSNVPPFMVMDVMAAAARIEAAGGHVIHMEVGQPAASAPRSAILAAHAALDVGRIDYTSALGIPSLRERIARHYRETYGCAVDAERVVITTGSSGGFILGFLALFEPGDRVAVTVPGYPPYRHILTALGCEPVLIETSSETRHALTGEALLSAHRKTPLKGVLVGSPANPTGTMMSREALTSLMAAAESAGIRFISDEIYHGLDYAFPAVTAAELSPDALVINSFSKYFCMTGWRVGWMVVPEPLVRPIERLQQNLAISVPTLSQIAAEAAFEGRAEMEEIKHGYQENRRILIEGLPKAGLDTFLPADGAFYLYADASKFTSDSFKFAGEMLEKARVAATPGVDFDPIHGRQFIRFSYARSADEMREAVARIAQWLR; encoded by the coding sequence ATGCCTGATGCGACACTGAGACACCGCGCCAAAAGCCTGCTGACGGCGTCCGGACGAAGCAATGTTCCGCCGTTCATGGTGATGGACGTGATGGCAGCGGCGGCGCGCATCGAGGCGGCCGGCGGCCATGTCATTCACATGGAAGTGGGGCAGCCGGCGGCTTCGGCGCCGAGGTCCGCGATTCTGGCCGCCCACGCCGCCCTCGACGTCGGGCGGATCGACTACACCTCGGCGCTCGGCATTCCCTCGCTGCGCGAACGGATCGCGCGGCATTACCGCGAGACCTACGGCTGCGCCGTGGACGCCGAGCGGGTAGTGATTACCACGGGGTCGTCGGGCGGGTTCATCCTGGGCTTTCTCGCGCTGTTCGAGCCGGGCGACCGCGTCGCGGTCACGGTTCCCGGCTATCCGCCGTACCGCCACATCCTGACCGCGCTCGGCTGCGAGCCGGTGTTGATAGAGACCTCGAGCGAAACCCGTCACGCGCTGACCGGCGAGGCGCTGCTATCGGCGCATCGCAAGACGCCGCTGAAGGGCGTACTGGTCGGTAGCCCGGCCAATCCCACGGGAACGATGATGTCGCGCGAGGCGCTCACCAGCCTGATGGCGGCGGCGGAGAGCGCAGGCATCCGTTTCATCTCCGACGAAATCTATCACGGTCTCGACTATGCCTTTCCGGCGGTGACAGCGGCGGAACTGTCGCCGGATGCGCTGGTGATCAATTCGTTCTCGAAATACTTCTGCATGACCGGCTGGCGGGTCGGCTGGATGGTGGTGCCGGAGCCGCTGGTGCGGCCGATCGAACGGCTGCAGCAGAATCTGGCGATCTCGGTGCCGACGCTGTCGCAGATTGCCGCCGAGGCCGCCTTCGAGGGCCGCGCCGAGATGGAAGAGATCAAGCACGGTTATCAGGAGAACCGCCGCATCCTGATCGAAGGCCTGCCCAAGGCCGGCCTCGACACATTCCTTCCCGCCGACGGCGCGTTTTATCTCTATGCCGACGCCTCCAAATTCACCTCCGACAGCTTCAAATTTGCCGGCGAGATGCTGGAAAAAGCCCGCGTCGCGGCGACCCCCGGGGTCGACTTCGACCCGATCCACGGCCGCCAGTTCATCCGCTTTTCCTACGCGCGTTCGGCCGACGAGATGCGCGAGGCCGTCGCGCGCATCGCGCAATGGCTGCGGTAG
- a CDS encoding M48 family metalloprotease, whose protein sequence is MLLRIALRRKMSRLTAIATAVALVVAPVPALAQGRGPPVIRDTEAEQLLREYTRPILRAAGLEKQNIQMVIINESVFNAFVADGRRIFVNYGAMMQSDTPNQIIGVLAHETGHLAGGHLSKLREQLAAAQTQMIIAMLLGAGALVAGARSGNANSGLANAGAAAMSAPQEVIRRSLLSYVRQQEENADRAGVKFLTATGQSAKGMYETFKRFTSESLFAARGSDPYVMSHPMPAERVAALEELARTSPYWDKKDDPALQLRHDMARAKISAFMERADTVHRRYPQSNDSLPARYARAIATYRHGDLRSAVAQIDALIQGQPNNPYFHELRGQALLEGGKPAEAIAPLRKAVQLSNNAPLIEMLLGQALVATNNNAHTDEAIAILRAAVARETEAPLGYTQLAMAYGRKGDYAQADLASAQAAFLRGDNKTARDLASRAKTRFAIGTPGWVKADDIVSAKPLPGQKSN, encoded by the coding sequence ATGTTGCTACGCATCGCCCTGCGCCGGAAAATGTCGAGACTGACCGCCATCGCGACGGCGGTCGCGCTCGTCGTTGCGCCGGTGCCTGCGCTGGCGCAAGGACGGGGCCCGCCGGTCATCCGCGATACCGAGGCCGAGCAGTTGCTGCGCGAATATACCCGCCCGATCCTGCGCGCGGCAGGGCTGGAAAAGCAGAACATCCAGATGGTCATCATCAACGAAAGCGTATTCAACGCCTTCGTTGCGGACGGCCGGCGGATTTTCGTGAACTACGGCGCGATGATGCAGTCCGACACCCCGAACCAGATCATCGGGGTGCTGGCGCACGAAACCGGCCACCTGGCCGGCGGCCATCTCTCCAAGCTGCGCGAACAGCTGGCGGCGGCGCAGACCCAGATGATCATCGCCATGCTGCTCGGCGCCGGCGCGCTGGTCGCCGGGGCACGCAGCGGCAATGCCAATAGCGGGCTCGCCAACGCCGGCGCCGCGGCGATGTCCGCGCCGCAGGAAGTGATCCGCCGCTCCCTGCTCTCTTATGTACGCCAGCAGGAGGAAAATGCCGACCGCGCCGGAGTAAAATTCCTCACCGCCACCGGCCAGTCCGCCAAGGGCATGTACGAGACCTTCAAGCGGTTCACCAGTGAGAGCCTGTTCGCCGCGCGCGGTTCCGATCCCTACGTGATGTCGCATCCGATGCCCGCCGAGCGCGTCGCAGCGCTGGAGGAGCTGGCGCGCACCAGTCCCTATTGGGACAAGAAGGACGATCCGGCGCTGCAATTGCGCCACGACATGGCGCGCGCCAAGATCTCGGCCTTCATGGAACGGGCGGACACCGTCCACCGGCGCTATCCGCAGTCGAACGACAGCCTGCCCGCGCGTTATGCCCGCGCCATTGCGACTTACCGGCACGGCGATCTGCGCAGTGCGGTCGCCCAGATCGACGCCCTGATCCAGGGACAGCCCAATAACCCCTATTTCCATGAATTGCGCGGCCAGGCGCTGCTGGAAGGCGGCAAGCCGGCGGAGGCCATCGCGCCCTTGCGCAAGGCGGTTCAACTATCGAATAACGCGCCGCTCATCGAGATGTTACTTGGGCAGGCGCTCGTGGCGACTAATAATAATGCCCACACTGACGAAGCGATTGCGATTCTGCGCGCGGCGGTGGCACGAGAAACCGAGGCGCCGCTCGGCTATACCCAGCTCGCGATGGCCTATGGCCGAAAAGGAGATTACGCGCAGGCAGACCTTGCTTCCGCCCAGGCGGCCTTCTTGCGCGGCGACAACAAGACAGCGCGCGATCTGGCATCGCGGGCCAAGACCCGGTTCGCGATCGGCACGCCGGGCTGGGTCAAGGCCGACGATATCGTCTCCGCAAAGCCGCTGCCCGGCCAGAAGAGCAACTAG
- a CDS encoding DsbA family protein — MPSFRLLAAALFALALCGAPPAATAQSFSDTQRKDIEVIVRNYLLAHPEVLEEAMTELSKRQSAAEAEKHQAGVTKNAEAIFNSPRDVTVGNKAGDVTMVEFFDYNCPYCKRAMTDMMELMKSDPKLKVVLKEFPVLGPSSVEAAQVGIAVHMQDASGKKYLDFHQKLLNGRGQIDKARAMAAAKEVGVDMARLEKDLASPEVRATLEQNFKLAEAMGMNGTPSYVIGKQVVIGAVGVENLKEKIGIARCGKATC, encoded by the coding sequence ATGCCTTCGTTCCGCCTGCTCGCCGCCGCCCTGTTCGCGCTCGCACTCTGCGGGGCGCCGCCGGCGGCCACCGCGCAGAGCTTTTCCGACACCCAGCGCAAGGACATCGAAGTCATCGTCCGCAACTATCTGCTCGCCCATCCCGAAGTGCTGGAAGAGGCGATGACGGAGCTCAGCAAGCGCCAGAGCGCGGCCGAGGCCGAGAAGCATCAGGCGGGCGTTACCAAGAACGCGGAGGCGATCTTCAATTCGCCGCGCGACGTCACCGTCGGCAACAAGGCCGGCGACGTCACCATGGTCGAATTCTTCGACTACAATTGCCCCTACTGCAAACGCGCCATGACCGACATGATGGAGCTGATGAAATCCGATCCCAAGCTGAAGGTGGTGCTGAAGGAATTCCCGGTGCTCGGCCCCTCTTCCGTCGAAGCCGCCCAGGTCGGGATCGCCGTGCACATGCAGGATGCCAGCGGCAAAAAGTATCTCGATTTTCACCAGAAGCTGCTGAACGGCAGGGGCCAGATTGACAAAGCGCGGGCGATGGCGGCCGCCAAGGAGGTGGGCGTCGACATGGCCAGGCTCGAAAAGGATCTCGCAAGTCCGGAAGTACGCGCCACGCTCGAGCAGAATTTCAAGCTCGCCGAGGCGATGGGCATGAACGGCACGCCGAGCTACGTGATCGGCAAGCAGGTGGTGATCGGCGCGGTCGGCGTCGAAAACCTGAAGGAGAAGATCGGCATCGCGCGTTGCGGCAAGGCGACCTGCTGA
- a CDS encoding DUF1236 domain-containing protein, with product MTNRFLISVAAAALIAGTGFANAQGTGMSREDGAAGGITTQQSAPPSERGAPAAAPMNRDAGESKHMKGAQSNEKMAPGGSKNQRAQDNTMSGQKSKGMASEQDRAKDGVKGAADSKSQTTTQSQTGQSSPSTTTTGQAGAGAKLSTEQRTQITSVIKEQRVAPVTKVNFSIAVGTKVPRSGVTFHPLPARVVTIYPQWRGYEFILVNEQIVVVNPRSLEIVAILEA from the coding sequence ATGACTAATCGCTTCTTGATCTCGGTCGCCGCAGCAGCGCTGATCGCCGGAACCGGTTTCGCCAATGCGCAGGGAACCGGCATGAGCCGTGAGGACGGCGCAGCAGGCGGCATCACCACCCAGCAGAGCGCGCCTCCTTCCGAACGTGGCGCGCCTGCGGCAGCTCCGATGAACCGCGATGCCGGGGAGTCCAAACACATGAAGGGTGCGCAGTCGAACGAGAAGATGGCACCGGGGGGCAGCAAGAACCAGCGCGCCCAGGACAACACAATGTCGGGTCAGAAGTCGAAGGGCATGGCTTCGGAGCAGGACCGCGCCAAGGACGGCGTCAAGGGCGCGGCGGACAGCAAGTCCCAGACCACGACCCAGTCGCAGACCGGACAGAGCAGCCCGTCCACGACCACCACGGGCCAGGCCGGCGCCGGCGCCAAGCTCTCGACCGAGCAGCGCACCCAGATCACCAGCGTGATCAAGGAACAGCGCGTTGCTCCGGTCACCAAGGTCAACTTCTCGATCGCGGTGGGCACCAAGGTGCCGCGCAGCGGCGTGACCTTCCATCCTCTGCCGGCGCGTGTGGTGACGATCTATCCGCAATGGCGCGGATATGAATTCATCCTCGTCAATGAGCAAATCGTGGTGGTGAATCCGAGGTCGCTTGAGATCGTAGCTATCCTGGAAGCCTGA